The genomic stretch GGTACCGGATTGGGAGCATTTTAATTCAAGTTAATAGAGCTAATGCTGAAATCTAACAGATTGGTATTTTCAATTTATGTCTTGATATTTTCAGTTCATGTCTTCGCCTTTCAGTGGTGTTTTACGGGGCTGATATCTTTCAGTGCTATTTTACGGAAGTCGCGATCTTTCGATACTACAGAATCAATTTTTTCAAAAGATAATATTGCCCGCATTGACACAATCACTGCAACTGTACTCCTACTTCTGCATAATACAAGCTCTTGTGATTGCGTAAAAAACACTGAAATTAGATCCCGAGAACCAAAATATTAGCAGCAGATTGGAATGGAAGAAAGACAGCAAGATAGACATAACTAACCTCATATAGGGGAAGAAAAGGAACGCCAACCAGCGTATTTACTGTTGCGTTTTTCTTCACGCGGTTGAAAAACATGCATGAGCCGACCAGTCGCGTGGGGTCTACGCAAGCGCTTCGTCCGTGTATCCCAAAGAAATCAATTCCCATATGCGGGCTGGCCTTTTGTAGGAACAAATGCGACGCCGCTCCATCATCGCCGCCTCCACTCGGCCCCCGCCCCAGCAGCTCGCGGAGGATACACTGGCAGTAAACTTAGTATCAATCCTGGTTGGTAGGATGCAAATCTTTCAAAAATTTattcgggataaaccaatcgagacaaaaggggatcttttatcccgggtcactcaaccacGACTAAAAACtctcttttatcccgattgataataccaaccgggataaaaaggatcactaccaatcgggataaaaaggatcgccacgccaggcgctgcaaaaaaaaaatcccagggagccccccacacgcgcacatcACAAGTCACGCCAGGCGGTGTGAGGGATAACCcacgacctccagcctcgcgcgtagcttcctgccatcccacctacacagcacatctgactatataggggatgcaatccttttgtactaactcgtggggaccctttcatcccggttgaaaacaccaaccgggataaaagacctctttttatctcggttggtattacaaatcgggataaaagagttcgagggatttagtcctctttcagccaccccgtggggacccttttatcccggtttgaaacaccaaccgggataaaagaccccttttTATCTCTATTAGTATTACAAATCGGAATAAAAGGtcctcgacccttttatcccggttggtgtttcaaaccggaataaaaggtcTCCCatggtcttttttttccactagcctttgcaaccgggataaaaggtcccggttggtgagcgccagtgaccgagctttagtctcggttggtgaaccttttgtcccgagtcAATTTTAAATCGAGATAAAGGGGACGCATGgtaggtgagttctctactagtcaGTTTCTTGCTAGGCGAGTGAATGATTAGCTGGAATAGTGTTCAATGCTCACCGTGCAAGGCGATCTTCGTTAGATTGAACATTATTCGTCATCAGTAGTACACAAAATTGAACCCCAGATGCCGCTGGCCATCCCTGTCTTGTTCTATCAGTGTCGTCGCTCCTTTAGATCATTGCTCCTCCGTCACCCCCGATCCTCTTCATGTCCACCTTCTAAGCCATCAGCTTTGACTCAAAATGTAATCAATCCACTGCGCCAAATCTTCCCAAATCGAGCCTAACATGATCCATTGattccaatgaaaaaaaataatcccAAAATGAACAAATCAATACCATCCCATGTTTGAGACGCGAGCAGGCGcggatgaagaggaggaagaagaaaaggagaaggaactAGATCCCCTTGGGTGCGAAATTCTGAGCACCGAAGTCGGAAGGTAGTATTATCTTTTGCCACACTAGTTAACATCCATTTGAGTTGTGGATGGAGGATTTCTCTATCTTTCGGTGTCATAAAGAGTTCTCTATTAGGTCAAGCATAATCAGTAACTAGTCACACTGCTAAGTAGAAACGAGTATATGCATGCAGTCCTAAGTAACGCTTTTGAAAGAAGAGAACTGCTCTAATGCTCATAAAATAGAATTgataatactccctccggtctaaattgtaggttgttttagctttctTAATtcatatagatattattatgcatctagatatagtgtatgtgtaggtgcataataatatctatgaacttagaaaaatcaacatgacatacaatttagaatggagggagtaattaataAATGCTTTAGGATatgtactatttttttttggaaaagagtACTAGAGCAGAACTCTTAGGACCCCTTTGGCAAGGCTTCGACTCCTTGAAACAGCTCCAGCTATGGCTCCAGTGGTTTGTCTGGTGAAGCTGAAGTCATTTTagaaaacgtttggcaaaacgactTCTCCTATTTTTCATAACTGAATGAAATATGTCATATGTCCAATGTACCCCTAGCTGTTTCACTTTGTTGTACAAATCATTTTGTACTTTTCTTCAATTTATATTGTAATTTCATATGAAATAGAAAATGATTAACATATATAAGTATAGATTAAAGTAATagtttctcttttctctttctttttttctttttctctatttttcttttatttttctgccttctttttttatccttttctcCCTTCTTTATTGCTCCTTATCTGTTCCTCCTTGGCTCATCCTTTCTTCGGGGCGGCGCTCTCCAGCTCCATCCTCATGATGCTGCTTTTGTTCTGCGCCACACCGTGTCACTCTCTCCGTCCATCCTCATGCGTGCTGGTGTGGCCCGGGCCGCACGAGACATCCGATGCTGTCAGGTGAGGCTAGGTCGCAGAGCCAGGTGCTCGTGCCCACGCCGGGCGACGCGGCCATGCTGGCGCCAGCTGGGGCAGGAACGGGGTGTGAAGCGCCTAGGCCATTCGCCGGTGATCCTCTGGCCGGCTGCATACCGCCACGCTTCCGGTATGATAGGGGGACGAGGGGATGGAGAGGTACAGTGGCATTGCTACTGTAATAGCTGCGAAACTGGAGGAGCAATTTTGTACTCGTGCTTGTGGAGATGGGGAGGAGCTGAGTGGAGCTGCTATTTTAGGCTCCGTCCGCTCAATTCATTTGTGCGAATGGCTCCTTCAGTGCTCCACCCCTGAAGCCATTTTAGATTTGGCCGTTTGGTATGGCTCCTCCTGAAGCTGGTGGTGGAGCTGTTAAAAGAGTGTAGGTACccttggaagtacatgatattAGATTCTACGCCCATGAGTTGTATTCATCTACTTAGTAACATGAACAATATCAGATCAAGGCACGATATCGCATACTATTAGCATTTGGCATGATTTGCGGAGAAAAAATTGTTAAAGTTTATTCAAAACTATAGAAAAGAAATAGTATACAGATAGACAAAATCAAGTGAGCACTCATTTTGTGAGTTTTTGAAATGGCGAAGTTTATGGATAAAATGTCCCTACTTTTAGACCATGCCGGTGTCTCAATTTTTGTCAAACAACTATACATGGCCTATTCCAATCAGAGCAAATTTCTTAGTTTCTGTCTGAAAATATTGTAATTTTTCTGCAAAATCATATAGACTGTTTTAAACATACTTCAACCGTTCTATTCCCTATATTTGGAGTCAAActtcttagagcaactccatgAGATTGATTTTCCCCTTTATCTCCCTACGGGGGAATCCCATTTCACAATTTTGGATTTTGAAGATGAATGCTACAACAGATTCCCTTTCCTGTTTCTATCCACGCGCCCACATGTCAGTGAGTAAGggagtgtttggttctttaggacctcctaaaattcctatcacatcgaatgtttggatactaattagaagtgtaaatatagattaattataaaaccaattgcacagatggagactaatttgtgaggcgaatctattaagcctaattagtccatgatttgataatatggtgcagtaaacatgtgctaatgatggattaattaggcttaatagattcgtctcgtgaattagcctccatatatataattagttttataattagctcatgtttaatcctcctaattaacattgAATATTCGAGGTgccatgaattttagtccgaactaaagaACTAAGACCCCCCCTaaatcatcttcttccttctctccctcgCTTCTCCTCCCGTGGCTGGGGCAACGAAGGTCGCTTGGCTGCTCGCGCGTGTGGGAGGGGCCACAGCACGCTTGACCTGCTCGCCCGTGCCGTGGGAGAAGCCACGGCGGCGCCTGGCTCGCTCGCCCGTGGGCAGGGTGGCAGCGCTCAGGCTGTTTGCCTAGTAGGGGGCAACGCTCAACCCTGCCGTGGCACCGTGCGTTGGAGTGGGTGGCGCGCGAGGAGGGGGGCAAAGGACGGTGGCAAGGGTCGGGACGCCACACGTGGGCGTGGCTTGCAATGGCAGCACGTGACCGGACGGTGCAGAGGGAGGGGTGGTGCGGATCGTGTGGCTAGGAGACCAGGGATCATGCGATTGTGAAAGAATTGATGGAAAGGGAGAAGGGTGATTTCTCCTTTAgaaaggggagagggaggaagataAACATAatcgagaaaaaaataaagaggaaTGGAGAATGGAAAGAGAACCTAGATGAGGTTTTTTACCCTCTCAGTCTATTTTATGGCTGAaaagtggacaaagtaaatgGAGAAGGGGATCTTTTGAGGTTGCTCTTAGATAGGACACCGTTTTTATCTTGCACGTCAACTTGACACTAAAAGAAATGAAAACATGGTTCAAGTCGATCATAACAACTAAAACATCTTTGTTTCCACTTTGGATTGTGAATGCTAATTTCAAAAGCTAAAGCAAAACAACCATCTTACTTTTTAAAGTGCTTGTGGGAGTGCAAAGCCTCCTCTACATCTAACTTTAGGTTGCATCCAACCAACAACAGCATATTAATGGTTTGTTTAGTATCGCTCCAATCTATGTTTCTTAGTTCCAATCTATATTTCTACGACGAAGCAGATCTGTCATGAAGCTAAAGCTGCTACGCGAGCAAGGGAATGAAAGGGTTTTGTGTGTGATTGCTGATGGTACCCTTATGGTGTTTACACCCACTCTATGACACCATTTGGTCAAAATTTTATaccacaaaaatatttacagatgcTTATGTAAAAATTTACGGATGCTTACGTAAAGATTTACGTGTGTACATAAAACACGACAATGGCACGCGGAAGTTCGTATACAAAGATAGTATCTTTCTGGAAAAATTCGTCCCCTAAAAAGAAAAGCCGCCCATGGACACGCTACTTGGTCTGCCATCATCTGTGTGATCACAAACTCTgacgggcagcagcagcaacgatGAGAAAGCGTGTTGACGGTTCTGACCCCCAAAGCCAAACATTACCTCTGCGAGCTCgtctttgctttgctttgctttcctGCTCACCACCAAACCACAGGTACTATAATCAACAGCCGTCAGCAGATCACTCGCTCTCACACTGATCACTCCTGTCCTCTGAAAAAGGCGGAGAGGGTAGGGGAGTGAGGTGGTTTGGTGGCCGCAGCtgatggcgccgccgctgctcccctcCTCCGTGCTCCTCTTGCTCCACATCGCGCTGCTGCTACTCGTCGTCCCCTGCTCCGCCCAGGTAccgccctctctccctccctcgtaACTAGCCCGCCTGCGGTCTGATTCTTGCTGCGGTCTCAGTTTCTTGGGTGTGCCTATCCGTGGGTGGCTCGTGTAAAAATTCTTGCCCGGTTCGATCTGATCCTTACGACTCAGTTCTTGTTAGACGTTTTTTGGTTCTTGCTATAATTGGAGCGCGATTAGTTATTCGGGGTGCCTTTTTTTTGCTAAACTTGCGACCAGAATTCACTTCACCGCTGGGCATCAGTGAATGAACGATTCGTGCGGTTCTTGTTCCGATCAGGTTGGGGATTCGTGCTCCTCCGCGCGCGACTGCGGCACGGGCCTGTACTGCGGCAACTGCCCCGCCTCCGGCAGGACCAAGCCCTCCTGCATCAGGGACCTCGCGATCCAGCCCACCTCCATTGTAACCCACCGCACCCCCCTGTTCCGCCTCTTCCTCTGTAGCTTCTCTTCGTCCTGATACAAATGGGGATTTCGCTTCTTGTCCAGGTGAAGGGGCTGCCCTTCAACAGGTACTCATGGCTCGTCACCCACAATTCCTTCTCCATCCTCGGGGAGCCGTCGCGCACCGGGGTGGAGAGGGTCACGTTCTACAATCAGGAGGACTCCGTCACCAACCAATTGAGGGTATGTTCTGGATCTTTACGAGCAGATTAAGTATGTCTGGGAAGAGAGTGTAACCGATTAAGCAATTGATGTGGAGGTGCTTGCAGAATGGCGTCAGGGGACTAATGCTTGATATGTATGACTTCAACAATGATGTATGGCTTTGCCACTCCCTGCAAGGGCAATGCTACAACTTCACTGCTTTCGTAAGTTTATTCCTTGTAGATACTTACTGGTTCATCGCCCATCTCATAATTCTGTAACTCCATGTTCGGACTCAGGACTAGTGTTTGTTTATTGTTTTCATTATTAATCTTGATTTCCCCCAATTTTGGATGAGAACACCTCCTGGAAGAATTCAATTGGTCTGAATAAATGTAGGAAATGATAGTTTATTTCTTTGTCCCTAAATTTATCTGCAACTCTGAAAGATGTTACACGGGCTCCAAAACTAAAATGTTCAACTTAAATTTGATGTTAGGTACCAGCAGTTGAGACACTAAAAGAGGTGGAAGCATTTCTCTCTGAGAATCCCTCGGAGATTGTAACAATATTTATCGAGGATTATGTTCGTTCACCGATGGGACTGAGCAAGGTCTTTACTGCTGCTGACTtgatgaagtattggtaccccaTCTCGGAAATGCCAACTAATGGTAAGGACTGGCCAAGTGTCACAGATATGGTTGCAAAGAACCACAGGTTGCTGGTGTTTACTTCTGATTCTTCAAAGGAGGCTAGTGAAGGAATAGCTTACCAATGGAGCTATTTGATAGAGAATGAGTGTAAGTATGACTATCTGTGCTCTACTAAGATATAGTTACACATGGCTTCCTGTATATTGTTAGATAGTGATGACCAAATAGAAAGCACTTCAGTTACAATATGTACTACCATATCTTCCTAGTTCAGAATTGAGACTAGTTTACTACAAAGATGAGTATGACCAATTTGGAACCAAAACTAGTGAGTGTTGAGTGACTTCATTGTTTCCCTCTGGGTTTTGATGTTCATAAATAACCAGCAGTTACTTTAGAATTGGAAGAAAAACTGCTTTGAATGTTAGATTTGTTTCAACATAACCAACATATTGTTTTTAGTACTGACATGTACTTAGGTTTCTCAGTTTCTACTAATTTTGAATAATTTTAATTTGTTTCTTAGGATGATACGATCTGAAAATGTACATGACATAAGACTGTACACGTGAATGTTGCCATTGTGAATTGATACCTAATATACCTAAAGTATGCCTTGGAACAATTGTGTTACCCCTAATATTGAACTTGAAATTTTTATTATTGTTTTGTGCATAATGATTAGTCAAAATGTAAAAAATATCTGAAGTTCACACAGTGCTGTACTTGTTCAGTTCGATTCGAATACTATGGCAGCTCAAATATATTATGTATTTAAACTGTAAAAATCTCTTGCTGATTGCAACCAAATCATGCGATCTTTTGTGTCAATGTTACTATGATGCAGTGCAATATCCTGTGCTGAATTTGTGTTAACGATATATGCTGCCATTTTGCTAGTATAGGAAGTATTTTCCTATACTAGCAAAATGGCAGCATATATGGTTTACACAAATGCATATATCGTTAACACAAATGCATTGGATCTGCTATAGCTTCGCAAATGCATTTTTTATAAAGTTTTATGTAATCTGTAGATTCATGCTTGAATATTGATGTACACTAAATTATAATCTTTTTGGAATGTCGTCTTTCCTACTAGTACACATAGCAAAGCTGAGTCGGAGTGGAATCATCTGCAAAAGTGCAATTGGCAGATTTCCTTCCTCCTATTGTTTTGGTGGCTACGTATCCATATGGTTTTAGAGTTTAAGAAACCTATTAGTTATACTGATTTCAAGGGAAAATGGGTTGACTACTTTCAAAATGCAAGTTTCGGATGTTCCTATCATTTATTTCAGAACATGGTATCTAGTCTAAAATGTGTAGCAATCTCATCAATATGTTATGCTCCTTCTTAAACAAGACATAACCAATAACAGTGAACAAGATTAATTGTTGTATAGTCGTACAAATGAGATTGCTTGAAGTTCTGAATAATCGTATCTGCAGTCTAAATTCTAAGAATCACTAAAGTAAATGCACAGCTTCCTGTCTTGTTCTGTTAACATTGGTCAAGATTTTTCGGACTGGTAACCATGTTATGCACACTAGCAATACACATATCTTATGgctaaataagaaaagaaattaaCTAGAAAATGTCCTTGCACAATCTTAATTGCACATACTTCACCCGATGCAATCTGGTTAAAAATAGACACAAATTTGTTTTGATCTCAGGAACGCGATTGTGGCTTTATTTACCGCAACACAAGATTTGAGGTTAGAAATTGTATTCCTAACCAAGAGGCTAGATTATGCCTTAGACTGACCTGGTGACCATCTATGAATTTGCCATCTGAAAAATGAAATATTAATAGCCCTGGTAACTATTACTCAACTATAAGGTATCTGCAATAGACTTCTCTTCTGCCAAAATTCTCATTTCATTTCTTGTGGTCATGGCAGCTGGAGATCCAGGGATTGTGCCTGGTTCTTGTCCAAACAGAAAGGAATCACAGCCACTGAACTCAAGATCTGCATctctatttctgcaaaattaCTTCCCCACGATGCCTGTACAGAATGAAGCATGTAAAGAGAATTCTGGGCTACCACAAATGGCCCAAGCTTGCTATGCTGCAGCTGGAAATAGAATCCCCAACTTCATAGCTGTGAATTTCTACATGGTAATATTTGATTCCCACAGTTACAAACGAGATATGTCTTCTTGTGGAATAAAAAGTTTCTTACTGTGCTCTCTGCAGCGAAGTGATGGTGGTGGTGTTTTTGATGTTCAAGACAGAATCAATGGCATCACATTATGTGGTTGCAACACCATTGCTGCTTGCCAGGTAATTATAAAGTTGCAGTTGTAATGCTGACCACTTTCTGCACTAGGGTTAGTTTGTTCTCCATGATCATTAGCACCGGCCTGACATTTCTGGGAGGACGGAGGACCATAAAGCATTCTCTTTTGGAGCATACGAGTTTTGTCatatcccttttttttttcagaatacgcaggagagctgcgtatcttttcattaagaagagaaTATACCTTTTTTTTCAGACTGGTGTTTTTCATCAATGTCCTCACCAATGAATATCTGCAGGCTGGGGCACCAATGGGCGCATGCAAGGACACTGGGGCACCTAATCGGACtccgtcatcatcatcgtcatcctcctcctctgtagatGGAAACATCTATTCGGGAACTATAGAATTCAAGACCCATCCGACTGCTGATGCCAGCACTACATCCATGCGGAgtagttttgttcttctgctaagCCTGGTGTTGACTGTAAAGCTGGTTGCATCTTTCATGCATTAGTTTCTTTTTCAAACTTTTCCACGGTTTTTTTATAGAAGAAATTGATATCAGTGTTTGAAGTGAGCTTGTCTCTCTATTCAGATGACAGTTAGCACCTTACTAGCTTTATAGTCTAGAGTTGAGAGGGGGGGAGTAGATGACGTTTGGATCAATGTTAATAGAAGAATGAGTAGCAATCTTACTCTGTTCACCCAAAAATATTACAAACAAACCGATGGGTCATGTTCCTGCTGCTAGTGTCATATGCAGATGTGTGTTATGTTGCCAAGTTGCATGGAGTACTACGAAGAAAATATCTAGAATTTTACCAAACttgtgtggttgtgtttttttttttcgttttccaGATCATTGAGATAATACTTCATCTATCAGTGCCATACATTACATCACATACGTTAGGATCATACGACAGATGGTTGTCTCAGATGGTTAATGTTTCTCCATAAACCATTTTAATTGGTGCATTCAACCGCTctaatgatatttttttcttcaCGTACAAATTGAGTCTTAAATTTTCTGGTGTAACGACGAAATATCATAATTATGTAAAAATATATTAGAAACTTTCATGATCAGTTTAAAGATTATGGTCATTTGGTAACACATTAACCCTAGAAATAGAAGATCGCATGCGAAAAAATGATGAAAACACTTTTAAAGATTTATTTCTAGAATTCTTGGTTTTTTCCCCCTTGAGTCCGTTTTGTGATATTTGTTTCTATTATATGAAACATAGTAGAGATAGAGATGTTTTTTCTAGTAAAGATGGAGATGTTAATATACACACAGGCATGCCCACTTCTATGAATACGTACTCACACACCCTATCCCGATTGGAGAAAAATGTTTTTTGAATGAAATTATTAAAAGAACAATTAGCTAAAAATACAAGCAATTTATCTAATGGTCACGTTACACCACAACAGATATAACCAACAAAGGTACCCTATCTTCATCTGGTATCTAAATGGGTGTCAAATCAACCTTCAATGATGGTGTTTCTTTCATTTTAAGACATAGTTTTTCCCTTGATAAAATTACTACCTCCGTTCCAATATGAACAGAGAGTATTTATTTTGCCATTGCGATTTCATTAATTCTTTCATTCTTTCAGCGATGCCTGCATCGACAAGGTGTGTGTGGACCCACTTGGTAAATGGACGTTAAATATGGGAGAAAAGCAAAGTTTGCAGCGACAACGAATAAGAACTATCAACTctttcctccgtttcaaattgtatgtCATTTTGACTAGATGCAcgtctacaatttggaacggatgaaGTATATATCTCTGTTTTTTTAACCTGAGATCTTTTTTGGCCAGTGTTACCCTTAGAATTTAGAAATGTGGAGTGGCCTGTCCATGCTAAAACCTTCCCTTCCTGAAATGcaagtctgaactctgaatacAAAGAACTgcgaagtttttttttaaaaggcaAGAACTGCGAAGTTCGGGACGGGATTGAACCTGAAGCAACAACCGTGGTCGTCGTTCCTtgcgttttttttttcgaaagatgTCGTTCCTTGCGttaataatatttaaaaaaaacatccaCGGCCGTGTGGATTGTGGTGCCTGCTTTTTCCTCCCTGGGGGAAAATCTCTAGCTGCATGCGTCCATGCAGGGTTCTCGTCGGATAGTGGAAATCAGCACATGGAGCCGCGTCGGGTGACCGCGAGCGAGACTGCAAGGAGGGAAGAGAAACACGACTCGGCCGGCCGACGTCCGCCGACGCGAACGGAGCTACAGCGACGTCGGAAGCTGCCCTTCGCCGGCCACCGCTGAACCGTCGTCATCTAGCTAAATGTGGAAATGCTTTGTTCTCGTATTATGTTTTGTGAGATGGTGGAAGCTCAAGCATTTCCacattttcaaaaagaaaacttGCAATGATCTGGTTTTAGGGTCTTCCAAAAACTAGTCAACCATTAGTGTATCCATAGCTATTGTGCCCAATTTTGAGAACCGGTGACAACCGCGAGATCGAGTTTGGTACGTACGAAGATGATGTGAATTGGAAGATTGTGATAGCGTAGACCTTCACTATATCTCGCCATATTGGTTGTTGGTTTTGGGTTGGCAAAATAGAGATTGTGTGCAAAATACTGAGCATAGATTTTTGGGGGCAGTTTTTCCTCTTCATGCATAAAATTCAATTTTATATAATACTCCTTTGTATACCTGACATTGTTTACTTTGACCAACCTTTTTTACTTATCTTCATGTAGCAACACTAAAATGGCGGGAATAATCTGTCAGCATTAAAATGGATTACCATTTCAGAGATGTTGGTTCTAGAGCGAGGGCGAGCACGTGCACAAGTCGAGTGTCGATCACGCAAACGGTGGCCGCGGCGCGGACGGCCGAGAACGGTCCGGTCCCTATCcgttcgccgtcgtcgtcggcacGCATGCTTTTGCATTTGCTTCCCCACCAGCTAGCTACTCTACCTATA from Setaria italica strain Yugu1 chromosome II, Setaria_italica_v2.0, whole genome shotgun sequence encodes the following:
- the LOC101766984 gene encoding PI-PLC X domain-containing protein At5g67130; protein product: MAPPLLPSSVLLLLHIALLLLVVPCSAQVGDSCSSARDCGTGLYCGNCPASGRTKPSCIRDLAIQPTSIVKGLPFNRYSWLVTHNSFSILGEPSRTGVERVTFYNQEDSVTNQLRNGVRGLMLDMYDFNNDVWLCHSLQGQCYNFTAFVPAVETLKEVEAFLSENPSEIVTIFIEDYVRSPMGLSKVFTAADLMKYWYPISEMPTNGKDWPSVTDMVAKNHRLLVFTSDSSKEASEGIAYQWSYLIENESGDPGIVPGSCPNRKESQPLNSRSASLFLQNYFPTMPVQNEACKENSGLPQMAQACYAAAGNRIPNFIAVNFYMRSDGGGVFDVQDRINGITLCGCNTIAACQAGAPMGACKDTGAPNRTPSSSSSSSSSVDGNIYSGTIEFKTHPTADASTTSMRSSFVLLLSLVLTVKLVASFMH